GCGGAAATTTACACACTGAAGGAAGAGAAGCCCGAACTGTGGGCCAGGTGGGAGGGGGAGCTTAAGGTCTGGCAGAAGCGCTTTGGAATGCCCGACGAGTGGATAACCTACGGCTTCTGGCGGTGGAAGAAGCTGAGTAAGGGAGAGAAAGCCATAGCAAGGGAGCTGGGAATAGAGGTTAGGGATGACCGTTCCTGGGAGCCGGTGAGGTACTCCATCGAAGAGACCGATGACGGCTTCGTGACCCGCTTCAACACCGTTGTGAACCTGAGAAGGATTAAGGAAGTTGCTCCAATCCTGGGGGAGGTCGAGGAAGGCGAAAACTACATAAGGGCGGGCGATGTTACATTTAAACCAGACGGTGCCTATACGAGCGACTCTCGGGAGGCCCTGCAGGCTTACTACCTCGTCAAGAGGGCCTATGAGTGCGTTGGCTGTGGCGTCTGCGTCGGCAAGTGTCCGGAGGGCGCACTCAGCATCGACCCAAGGAGCAGGAAAATCGTGGTCGATTACGACCTGTGCACCCACTGCAGGGAGTGTATGGACGTATGCCCGCTCCTAAAAATCAAAAATCCCTCGGAAGGAAGTCAGCTGTAATCGGGTTATTCCTGATTCTGACTCTCCTTTTCCTCCCGCTTGTCGGTGCCCAGGAATATGACTACGAGATAAACGCCTACGCGGTGTATTTTGAGGTGGTTAGCCCGGATAACATCAAGGAAACCATTGAGATAGACGTGACATCCTACACCAACCTTACCCAGTACGTTATCTACACAGACTACCCTGTGGAGAATGCCAGCGCCGTGCTGGACCTGGGAAATACTGTGGAGAGAATTAACGTCACCGTCAGGCAAGTCCTTGGGGGAACCAATGCAGTATATATGACGTTTCCCACAATCAAGCCTGGCCAGAGCGCCCGGATAAATCTGGCCTTTACAACCCGCGGCATGATAAGTGAGAACGGTGAGAAGCAGCAGTTCACGTACTACGTTAAGTTCAGCCAGCCGGTCGGGGTCTTTCACATGCAGTTGCTCGTCCCGAAGGGCTACGCCATACTCTCACCGATAATCCCCTCGCCCGACAGGGTTGAGAGCTCAACCGACAGGCTTCTCCTCGAATGGAAGCGCAGCAACATCCGTCCGGGGGACGAGTTCTACTTCATAGTCGGCTTTTCCGGAGAGATAGCGGTTCCAAAGCCACCCTCACCGTGGCTCTACGTCGGTGTTTTCATTATCGGTCTCCTCATTGGAGGCGGGAGCGTTTACGGCTACATCCTTTACCGCGAACGGAAGCGCGAGGAGGAGTTCACCCATTTAAGGAGCGACGAGGAGAAGATACTCGCCATGCTGAGAGAAGGGTCGGTTCTTCAGAGTGAGCTTGCCGAAAAGCTGGGCGTTTCAAAGGCGAAAGTCAGTATAATCCTCCGCGAGATGGAGGAAAAAGGACTGATAACCCGCGTGAAGGAAGGGAGGACATACAGGGTTTTCCTGAGGGAGTGAGGCAGAACTGGCCAAGTCTATGTTATCAAAAGTTAAGTTTACCATGTGGTTAAAATGCTCTTGGAGGAGGTAGGCGGGTAGGAAAAACCCACCTCCTGTACAATGCAATGCAGAAGCTCCTCCGGTCGGGACTGCCGATGAGAAGGCTTTTCTACATCAACTTCGAAGATGAGAGGCTGGAAGGATTGAAGGCGGGAGACCTCTCCAAAATAGTGGAGCTGTACTACAAGCTGAATCTCGACGCTGATGTTATGTACCTGTTCCTCGATGAGGTTCAGGAAGTTGAAGGATGGGAAAAGTTCGTCAGAAGGCTCCTTGAGAGAAAACGGGCCAGGGTATTTGTAACGGGCTCCTCGTCGAAGCTTCTTTCCAAGGAAATAGCCACATCTCTTAGAGGCAGAAGTTTGAGTTTTCGACTGTTTCCGCTATCGTTCAGGGAGTTCCTGTTCTTCAAAGGTTTTGATTACTCCGAACCACTAACAGAAGCACGCAGGGGCAGGCTTAGAGGTTTTTTGGAAGAGTACGTTCGGTACGGAGGCTTTCCCGGGATAGTGGATTCCTCTGAGCTGATAAAGATTAGAACCCTTCAGGAATACCTCGATCTCATAGTTTACCGCGACCTAGTTGAAAGGTACGGAGTTGAGAAAACGATGGCCATGAAGAGGTTGATGAGGGTTGTTGTGAGGAACTTTGCCAGAAAAATCTCCATAAGAAAGCTCACTTATTGCTTCTACCGGCATAAAGCTGAGCCGACCAACGACCTCGGAGTACTTCTCCTACCTAGAGGATGTGGGTTTTGTAATCCCGATAAGAAAGTATTACCCAAGCGAGGTAGAGTCGCTGAGGAGCACTCCGAAGATATACCTCGCAGATACTGGCTTTGCGAGTGCCTTTGGTGTTGAGGACAAGGAGGTACAGAGTAGAGAACATAGTTGCGGTGGAGCTTCTGAGGAGGAAGCACTACTTTGAGCCAAGGCTTGAAGTTCATTACTGGGACGATGGGGGGTAGAGGTTGATTTCGTGGTTTCGAAGGGGTTTAATGTTGTTGAGCTTATACAGGTCAGTTACGATGTTGATGACTCCGCGACGATGGGCCGTGAACTCAAAGCCCTCATAAGAGCCTCAGAGTCATTGAGATGTAAAAAACTGACCGTTGTAACCTGGGACTACGAGGACGTTCACCAGGTTGGGGAAAAACCATCAGATTCGTCCCCCTCTGGCAGTGGCTTCTTGGGAAATCATTTTACTATTAAATCTCGTATATATGTGACAATATCCAAAATTTGTACTTAGTAACTACAAAGCGAAAAATTTAAATATTTCGGTTACTAGGTAGGTTTGATCACCCTTTGGGGGGCGGCGAATGCGGCAGAGGATGGTTTGGTTCGTGATTGGAGTCTTGGTCGGTAGTCTCTTTTTAGTTTCCGGTACACCAACACTGGGTACTCGTTCCGGAATTCCGGAAGGCAATAATATTCCGACAATCAAAGAGATACAATTTAGAAAGGTTGTCCTTCCTAACCATACTGCATTCATTATCTTTGGAAGTCCTGAACGGCCTTTGACTCCCAGGGATATTGAGAATAGAATACAGAAAGCTCTTGAGTCTCTGCCAACCTCAGGACGATATAAGGTATATGCACTTCCTCTAGATGTGCCCGGGACAAAAATTGTAGGGTACAGCATAAAGGTATCCCCCGAGGGAAGGGTCAATATAAAAATCCAGAGGATTACAAAGGACTATTCTGGAGGTATTGCCAAGCTTCACCGAGAGCTTGAGATGTGGGCCAAGTCTCCCATGAAATTTGGAAATGATATCAGAACCTTCAAAGAAGTGGGTATCCCTGAGAATATGGAAGCAAAAGCTACAACAATTACAGAGAAGGACATAATAATGCCTACCGGAACTTCTGAGCCTTATTGGTATGACTTTGGGCCAATAGAAGACGAGACTTTGAGCCCCCCGGCAGGAAACGTTTACGTAAAAGTCCACTACCGAGCACTTAAAAATGATCCTGACCCATCTAGAGAGTATTTCATGGTATCCGGGGCAATATCTAGTGATGGTGCCTACTTTAAAAGTGAACCGGGATACTCTTTGTATCCTCTGAACCCTGATTACTGCTGTTACAGAACCAAGAAAGGGGTTATAACCCAGTATTGGAACTTGGAACCATCATTGAACCCACAGCTTGGCGAGATAGCCCCTGGCAGTACACAATACGGCTACAAGAGCATTCAGGTACAATTAGGTGCATATGGAGTTGGGGTATCGTTTAATGTTGAAATACCAAAATACAAGATGGTTCCTGTATCAGATTCCAGTCAAGAACTTGTTAAGTGGTATCTCTACTTTGATCCGAATTCCGATAATGCCAAATATACGTTTTCAACAATGGCTGGTTCTGTTGCCAGCTTTGATGAAGTGGCATTGCACGATGGAAACTGGCACAAAATAGTTCAAGTTCAGTACGACGTGACCTTTGAGGCATCGATACCAGATTACTGGTACTTTGATTCAAAAACGGTCAGTGTTGGCTGGATTTGGATGATAAAAGTTGGGTGAGTCTTTCTTTGTTTTCACTTGTTTTAGACAAGACGAGTCTATTTGTCTTTTTGAATACTTTTATAAACGCCTCCCCTCTTCTTCCATCTGGTGAGAGACATGGAGGAGTATTTTATCTGTCCGGAGTGCGGTGGCGATGACGTTGAAGTCATCAAGGAGAGGGGAAGGGAGCTGACGCTCCGCTGCAATGAGTGCGGCAACGTCTGGCACGTAACCCTTCCAAAGCTCATCAG
This window of the Thermococcus thermotolerans genome carries:
- a CDS encoding helix-turn-helix transcriptional regulator, producing MPAPKNQKSLGRKSAVIGLFLILTLLFLPLVGAQEYDYEINAYAVYFEVVSPDNIKETIEIDVTSYTNLTQYVIYTDYPVENASAVLDLGNTVERINVTVRQVLGGTNAVYMTFPTIKPGQSARINLAFTTRGMISENGEKQQFTYYVKFSQPVGVFHMQLLVPKGYAILSPIIPSPDRVESSTDRLLLEWKRSNIRPGDEFYFIVGFSGEIAVPKPPSPWLYVGVFIIGLLIGGGSVYGYILYRERKREEEFTHLRSDEEKILAMLREGSVLQSELAEKLGVSKAKVSIILREMEEKGLITRVKEGRTYRVFLRE